In the Streptomyces fradiae ATCC 10745 = DSM 40063 genome, one interval contains:
- a CDS encoding sugar phosphate isomerase/epimerase family protein → MAQQADRAGARAPRAKVALSTASVYPESTATAFEVAARLGYDGVEVMVWTDPVSQDLEALRRLSDYHQVPVLAVHAPCLLITQRVWSTDPWVKLQRARTAAEKLGASTVVVHPPFRWQRQYARDFVDGVWRMANETDVRFAVENMYPWRYRDREMLAYAPEWDVTKDDYRHYTVDLSHTATARTDALAMVSRMGDRLGHVHLADGRGSAKDEHLVPGRGTQPCAELLEHLTRTGFDGHVVIEVNTRRAMSAAEREADLAEALAFTRQHLGTSAGVL, encoded by the coding sequence GTGGCACAGCAAGCGGACCGGGCGGGGGCGCGCGCGCCCCGCGCGAAGGTCGCCCTCTCGACGGCCTCGGTCTACCCGGAGTCGACGGCGACGGCCTTCGAGGTCGCCGCGCGCCTCGGGTACGACGGCGTCGAGGTCATGGTGTGGACGGACCCGGTCAGCCAGGACCTGGAGGCCCTGCGCAGGCTGTCCGACTACCACCAGGTGCCCGTCCTCGCCGTGCACGCGCCCTGCCTGCTGATCACGCAGCGGGTCTGGTCGACCGACCCGTGGGTGAAGCTCCAGCGGGCCCGTACGGCGGCGGAGAAGCTGGGCGCGTCGACGGTCGTCGTCCACCCCCCGTTCCGCTGGCAGCGGCAGTACGCGCGCGACTTCGTCGACGGCGTCTGGCGGATGGCGAACGAGACGGACGTGCGGTTCGCCGTCGAGAACATGTACCCCTGGCGCTACCGCGACCGCGAGATGCTCGCGTACGCCCCCGAGTGGGACGTCACCAAGGACGACTACCGCCACTACACGGTCGACCTCTCCCACACGGCGACCGCCCGGACGGACGCGCTGGCCATGGTGTCCCGCATGGGCGACCGGCTGGGCCACGTCCACCTCGCGGACGGCCGCGGCTCCGCGAAGGACGAGCACCTGGTACCGGGCCGGGGCACGCAGCCGTGCGCCGAACTGCTGGAGCACCTGACCCGCACGGGCTTCGACGGGCACGTCGTCATCGAGGTCAACACGCGGCGCGCCATGTCCGCCGCCGAACGGGAGGCCGACCTCGCGGAGGCGCTGGCCTTCACCCGGCAGCACCTGGGGACGTCCGCCGGGGTGCTGTGA
- a CDS encoding Ppx/GppA phosphatase family protein, producing the protein MRLGVLDVGSNTVHLLVMDAHPGACPLPAHSHKVELRLAELLDADGAIGAPGIDRLVAVVRDALHTAEEKGCEAVLPFATSAVRDAANADAVLARVKAETGVTLQVLTGEEEARLTFLAARRWFGWSAGKLLLLDIGGGSLEIAYGIDEEPDTAASLPLGAGRLTAGWLPGDPPDPADVRALRRHVRAEIARTVGEFARFGPPDHVVATSKTFKQLARIAGAPGSGEGLYAQRLLSRASLEAWVPKLAGMTVEQRRELPGVSPSRAAQLLAGALVAEAAMDLLGVGAVEICPWALREGVILRRLDHLPE; encoded by the coding sequence ATGAGACTCGGAGTCCTCGACGTCGGTTCGAACACGGTGCACCTGCTGGTCATGGACGCCCATCCGGGCGCCTGCCCGCTGCCCGCCCACTCGCACAAGGTGGAGCTGCGCCTCGCCGAACTGCTCGACGCGGACGGCGCGATCGGCGCCCCCGGCATCGACCGGCTGGTCGCCGTCGTGCGGGACGCCCTGCACACGGCGGAGGAGAAGGGCTGCGAGGCCGTCCTGCCCTTCGCCACCTCCGCCGTCCGCGACGCCGCCAACGCGGACGCCGTCCTCGCGCGCGTGAAGGCCGAGACGGGGGTGACCCTCCAGGTGCTCACCGGTGAGGAGGAGGCCCGGCTGACGTTCCTCGCCGCCCGTCGCTGGTTCGGCTGGTCGGCGGGCAAGCTGCTGCTCCTCGACATCGGCGGCGGCTCGCTGGAGATCGCGTACGGCATCGACGAGGAGCCCGACACGGCCGCGTCCCTGCCGCTCGGCGCAGGGCGGCTCACCGCCGGCTGGCTGCCCGGCGACCCGCCGGACCCGGCCGACGTGCGCGCGCTGCGCCGCCACGTGCGCGCGGAGATAGCGCGGACGGTCGGCGAGTTCGCCCGGTTCGGGCCGCCGGACCACGTCGTCGCCACGTCCAAGACGTTCAAGCAGCTGGCCCGGATCGCCGGGGCGCCGGGTTCCGGCGAGGGGCTGTACGCGCAGCGCCTGCTGAGCCGTGCGTCACTCGAGGCGTGGGTGCCGAAGCTGGCCGGGATGACCGTCGAGCAGCGCCGCGAGCTGCCCGGGGTGTCGCCGTCGCGGGCCGCGCAGCTGCTGGCCGGGGCGCTGGTGGCGGAGGCGGCGATGGACCTGCTCGGTGTCGGGGCGGTGGAGATCTGCCCGTGGGCGCTGCGCGAGGGCGTCATCCTGCGGCGCCTCGACCACCTCCCCGAGTGA